A stretch of the Capsicum annuum cultivar UCD-10X-F1 chromosome 8, UCD10Xv1.1, whole genome shotgun sequence genome encodes the following:
- the LOC107838924 gene encoding uncharacterized protein LOC107838924 yields MAIAIFTAHVSTSGLNSRLLRSPPQRTLSPARCHRNFSLSCALFPEKRRESRRLVNLALGVLLQWLVVPQDAVGGSPFDKYVKRKQLDPLEAYVPAVLLAGVQIKELEKSLEVDEPEYGDCRNILRSGPASSLRVNIRAVAQYAADGGNGKSAFSDVDQCLSALEGLDSLLLRASRKDPGASIDSMKTQIVTALNALDSLLKNVPADVLEKGKSVADSYFFAREEDVAPEKLDPDVKQLESIL; encoded by the exons ATGGCAATCGCCATCTTCACCGCGCATGTTAGCACCAGTGGCTTAAATTCCCGGCTCCTCCGTTCTCCGCCGCAACGAACCTTGTCTCCGGCAAGATGTCACCGTAATTTTAGCTTGAGTTGCGCGTTATTCCCGGAGAAAAGGCGGGAAAGCAGACGACTGGTCAACTTAGCCCTCGGAGTCTTGCTTCAATGGCTCGTTGTACCTCAAG ATGCAGTAGGAGGTAGCCCTTTTGACAAGTATGTTAAAAG GAAACAGCTTGATCCACTGGAAGCTTATGTACCAGCTGTGCTTCTGGCTGGGGTGCAGATTAAGGAATTAG AAAAATCTTTAGAGGTTGATGAGCCTGAATATGGTGATTGCCGGAATATATTGCGTTCTGGTCCTGCTTCATCTCTTCGTGTCAATATTCGAGCA GTAGCACAATACGCAGCTGATGGTGGCAATGGTAAATCAGCTTTCAGTGATGTTGATCAATGTCTAAG TGCGTTGGAAGGACTTGACTCGTTGCTTTTGCGTGCATCAAGAAAGGATCCAGGGGCCTCGATTGACTCCATGAAGACACAAATTGTTACAGCCCTAAATGCATTGGACAG TCTTCTTAAAAATGTCCCAGCTGACGTGCTTGAGAAAGGAAAGTCTGTAGCTGATTCGTATTTTTTTGCTCGTGAGGAAGATGTAGCACCGGAGAAACTGGACCCTGATGTGAAGCAACTGGAATCTATATTGTAA